A stretch of DNA from Anopheles nili chromosome 2, idAnoNiliSN_F5_01, whole genome shotgun sequence:
GCGTTCAAACAAGACGCGTTAGGGATTTCTTCGCGATTCGCGCCAACGAGCCTGCGAAAAAGGAATaccacgtgcgtgcgtgcgtgcgtgcgtgagaaCGAACCAACCGCGTGATGGTGCAACGTGTGAACGTGCTCAGTGGGGTGCTGACGGCGGCCGCAATGGTGGTGGCCCTTGGCCAAGCAGCCACCCCAGCCCGGGAAGCGTTCGAGCGCAACGAAATCGTACCGGATCTGCTCGAAACGGCTCCGGAACAAACGATCAAAGTGACGTACGCCGAGTCGGGCGTTGAGGTGTCGCTTGGGAACGAGCTGACCCCGACCGAGGTGCGAAACCGTCCCAAACTCTGCTGGGGCGTGGAACCGAAGGCTTTGTACACGGTGTTGATGGCTGATCCGGACGCACCGTCGCGCAGTAATCCTGAGATGCGAAGCTGGAAGCACTGGATGGTGGGAAATGTGGCCGGAACGGACCTCGATGGTGGTGAGGTGTTGGCCGATTATGTCGGCTCGGGTCCTCCACAAGGTACCGGATTGCATCGGTACGTGTTTCTCGTGTACAAGCAACCTGGACGTGTGGCGTTTAACGAGACGATTTTAAGCAGCCGGTAAGTAAGCTTTCGGGAAAGTCACCGCTGCCCTCAGAGTAACCTACGTTTCTGAACCTCTCAGGAACCCGAACCGCGGCAAGTGGTCGTTGGCGCAGTTCACGAGCACGTATCAGCTTGGCAACCCCATCGCAGGCAACTTCTATCAGGCACAGTACGATGACTACGTCCCGGAGCTTTACGCCACCTTCACGGACAACGCGTAAACGCATGAAGGTCGCATCCTGCCTGGTTCCTTCGTTCCTTCTGGTTCCTgctcccggtcccggtggatctcccacacacacacacacacacacacacacaccgagccCGCAGTCCCCGCACCACCTACACAACACGTTTTGGTTCCATCCACAGCACAAAATCACCGTGTTACAAtaaaatgtagcaaaaaaaaaaaagagagagaattgtcagaaaaaaaaaccacccctctgcttcgtttgcttgtttttttttctctctcctcccaTCCGCTCGTTGGTTCGTGTCCTTTCGGTGTCCCCGTTTCCAGGACCTAGGTGAGAAGCTCGCACACACCGCTCCAAGGTGGAAGAGAAGCACTTCCAGCGCTGATGGTGTTGCCTCGAAGCCGCCTCGTTCCGGCGCCGGGAACGGTGCCATTTTGCTTATTGTTTTCGTGCGGCAGGTCATCGagggtgggttggttggtcccaaaccacccaaaacgggGGGTTGCAATCTAGTTCACTTTCACGCGTTGTTTCCACCCGTTGGCACGGTGACGACCCCACCCACCAGTGCCAGTGACATCCTCGGCGAGGGCAGCACATCGGCCCGAATCGAGCGGGCTGGTTGGTCACAATTGTTCGGTCCTGCCCGGGTTTGGGTTTCGGAAAGAACAAGCAAAAGAATCGTAgcgtgcgatggaaaaaccCAGCGCTCCagtgcggaaaatgaaaactttttgTCGAAAGAACATTCGCCACCGCGTCGGCATGGTGCTGAGCGTTTACAGGCGCTGAAGTTTGGAGTGTTTAATTAGAATTAgactccccccacccccgaaGCCCCAAAGCGCTCCACCGTGTCCATAGTTCCGTGGTGGAGTCGTGTTAAAATAGTGGTCCTAAGGGCGACCTACAAACCCAGAACACCCACGGCAGCTCACCCACCTCACGACCGGGCGATAGCGATTAGTCGCGATTCTCGCGAGCCTCCGGCAGGATGTCGGATTTCGTGCGCGACATGCGCAACCACAAGATCGTGCCGGATGTGGTGCCGGTGCCACCGGACAGCCTGCTGCACGTCGTGTACCCCGGTGGGTTGCGTGTTAACCTCGGCAACGTGCTCACACCGACCGAGGTGAAGCAAATCCCGGACGTGAGCTGGCCAGACGCGGAACCGGACGCACTCTACACGCTGATCATGACGGATCCGGACGCACCGAGCCGGACGGCACCCAAATTCCGTGAATGGCACCATTGGCTGGTGGTGAACATTCCCGGGCTTGAGCTGGCCCGTGGGGACACGCTGTCGGATTACATTGGAGCGGCACCACCGCGAAAAACTGGCCTCCATCGGTACGTGTTCCTGCTGTACCGTCAGAACGAGCGCATTTACTTCAAGGAATCGCGGCTTTCGAACAGGTAAGAACGGCAAACGGCCCCTGTGCTTCTGGAGGTCAGCAGACTTTACAAGCTGGCGTGttggtgtgtcctttttgcagaAGCACCCAGGGTCGGGGCAAGTTTTCCACGCACCGGTTTTCGGAGAAGTACGAGCTGGGGTTGCCGGTGGCGGGCAACTTTTTCCAAGCGCAGTTCGACGACTACGTACCGAAGTTGTACCGTCAGCTGGGTCACTTTCAGAATGCCTTCTGAGAACACCCGCTGGGGGTGGGATGGGAAGGAGAGGAGGAGGGCAAGCCGCGAGAAAAGGTCGTTAAACTCTGGCTCGATCTTCGAAGGACCCCCGGTTGGGAGAAACCACGCCAGATGCTGCGGGGCAATCGTCGGGATGTGGCTCAAAAGCATGGACGACGATGTTACGACgcaatagaaagaaaaaggataaagcAAAGAGACGCGTGGTGATCATGCGAACTGacagcgatggaaaagcgagccACCGGTGAGACAGGAGGTTCGATGTGCTTGCGTacaacggcacacacacacacacgcgcgcacaacaCACAAAGAAAGCAGACAGGAGCAGAACAGACATTCACCGGCCTCGTGCGAACGTCAGTAGTCAGCCACGGAGAAGGATACATAAGCCGGGAGATGGAAATAATCAACGTACGCAAAAAGGGCGAAACCGGCAGACAGTGGCTGGCTTATGTGCGCTCACCTGTGCGTGGCTGACGGCGtcgcggtgtgtgtgtgtgtgtgtgtgtgtgtgtgtgtgtgtgtgtgtgtgtgtgtgtgcgttatACGAAAGGAATCATCGGACGCAACGTCGGGGATGTCCTGGAAGGGATCCTTGCCCCGTAAACAACAAGGACAGCAGCGGGACCGTGCGGTGCGTGCGAAACTGGCCAACGAACGATCGAAGCTGGAGCAGCACTTTTATGTAGAACGAAGCTTCTTACCAGCACCAGGTAGCGATTAGCATAatgcggcgaaaaaaaaaggagcacggAGTTTCGATGGAGTTTGCCCGAGAGCGAGAGGCCCTTTCTTGCGCGTGGAAGGGTTGCGAAATGCCTACAgaaggggtgtttttttttcatgctgcgCGAGCCTAAAGACGATTATCATCGCACGGACTGCCGTGCGCAAGCGACAAGGATAAACGGTTGTGTTTGGTGGTGTGGCAGTTGGCGTTCGATGACAAAAAATATGCGACTTTCGGGCTGGTTGCGGCTGGCGGCAGGATCGTTTCATTGTTGCCAGCAACCACGGGATGGTTGCTCCTTCGGGAAGGAGCCACGGACGCGGTGTTTGTGGAAAGGGTCATTTAAttccggcacacacacacacacgcacactccaTCGCGCAGGCAAACGCGCGAACACAAACGTAGCATAAAATTAGGTGATAAATGATGATTGAAAGCATTTTTAAAGGGGTACTGTTAGTTCATAAATTTCGCTCAGCAACCATTTGTGGTATTACATAAAATTGATCGTTAAATAAAGCGTCGCGACTTTTTGATTCATTAATCGCGTGGTTTGTTTGGATTAGCTATGCATTCTCTTAACCATGGTTAGGGTTGTTAGCTTCGCAACgtgttgattgaaaattaatgaaagCTCACCCCGTGGGCAGCATAGGTAAGGGAGGTTGTCGCCTGAGGTCAGGTGAAACCCTGAACCGCGTATCAACACAGCCACCATCgaatgatcgcgatcgtgatcgcgtGCCTCTGTCTACGGTTCACACAAACCACGACAAACTGCGGTGTGCGTTGACCAGATCGCGGGTGAGATTCAACACGACGGTGCACGCAATATACGCccgaaaaaacaaccctcacCCAACAATCGGCCGCGATCGTCGTTATCGCCGCACATAGTAGAGATTTACTGCGTGCCCGTGGTGCCTGTCAGATAGCGCAAAGCTAGATTGGGCGAaaaaggtagcaaaaaaaaacgacatcgATAGCTCATTGCATCTTCTCCCGAAGTGGCAGTTGAAGTGTGAGATAAGCGTCCCGGCAGCGGTGCTACGGAAGCGTGCAAGATGACGCGGCCATCGTGCCTAGTGCTAGTCTCGCTGTGGCTGTGTTTGGTGCTAGACAACGCTCGGAGTGTCAGCGGTGACGTAACGACGCCAGCAACAGCGGCAACAACTGGCCCCAACATGACCGACGTTCAACAGGTTTTCGCTCAGCATGAAGTGATTCCCGACGTGATCGACGTCGCACCGAAAGAGTTCGCAAAGGTACGGCCGCGGTTCAGTTGacgcttttcctttcggtgttttttttcctaatttccaagtgtggcgttttttttttctcagatCTCCTATCCAAGCGGTGTGTCCGTTGACGGGGGCAATGAACTGCGACCGACGCAGGTTAAGGATCAGCCGCGCGTAGAGTGGACGGCCAATCCGGACGCGTTTTACACCCTCTTTATGGTGGATCCTGATGCACCCAACAGGAAGGAACCGAAGTTTCGTGAGATTGGCCACTGGCTGGTGGGTAACATTCCCGGTACGCGTGTCGATGAGGGCGACCATATGTACGCGTTTGTTGGTTCAGGACCTCCGAATGGTTCCGGACTGCACCGGTACGTGTTCCTGGTGTACGAGCAGCCGAACGGGCGGATTGATTTCTCGAAGGCACCGCGGGTTTCCAACCGAAGCCGAAATCATCGCGTTAACTATCGCCACCGGGAGTTCGTCAAGGAGTACGGGTTGGGTGAGTTGGTTGCTGGGAATTTCTACCAGGCACAGTACGACGACTACGTACCGACCCTGCACGCCCAACTGTCGTCCGGCACTGAGTAGAATGATAAGCACATGAAAAGAAGCTGTTTTTTGTCAACGAATTGAGGAAAAAATAGCAAGACATCATCCGATCACTCAAATAAAATCTGCTCTCATTGGCATCAAGGTCCTggtggaaggagaaa
This window harbors:
- the LOC128731962 gene encoding protein D3-like, translating into MVQRVNVLSGVLTAAAMVVALGQAATPAREAFERNEIVPDLLETAPEQTIKVTYAESGVEVSLGNELTPTEVRNRPKLCWGVEPKALYTVLMADPDAPSRSNPEMRSWKHWMVGNVAGTDLDGGEVLADYVGSGPPQGTGLHRYVFLVYKQPGRVAFNETILSSRNPNRGKWSLAQFTSTYQLGNPIAGNFYQAQYDDYVPELYATFTDNA
- the LOC128722212 gene encoding protein D2-like, which codes for MSDFVRDMRNHKIVPDVVPVPPDSLLHVVYPGGLRVNLGNVLTPTEVKQIPDVSWPDAEPDALYTLIMTDPDAPSRTAPKFREWHHWLVVNIPGLELARGDTLSDYIGAAPPRKTGLHRYVFLLYRQNERIYFKESRLSNRSTQGRGKFSTHRFSEKYELGLPVAGNFFQAQFDDYVPKLYRQLGHFQNAF
- the LOC128731145 gene encoding protein D3-like, with the translated sequence MTRPSCLVLVSLWLCLVLDNARSVSGDVTTPATAATTGPNMTDVQQVFAQHEVIPDVIDVAPKEFAKISYPSGVSVDGGNELRPTQVKDQPRVEWTANPDAFYTLFMVDPDAPNRKEPKFREIGHWLVGNIPGTRVDEGDHMYAFVGSGPPNGSGLHRYVFLVYEQPNGRIDFSKAPRVSNRSRNHRVNYRHREFVKEYGLGELVAGNFYQAQYDDYVPTLHAQLSSGTE